In Triticum aestivum cultivar Chinese Spring chromosome 5B, IWGSC CS RefSeq v2.1, whole genome shotgun sequence, the following proteins share a genomic window:
- the LOC123115679 gene encoding uncharacterized protein, with translation MVQRSAGQGARRGQGRQQHDHPTAARSGGGGRRHYQQELLLGLHSNKGRGACRFKRSCFSEEEDAASSAMLLLACVVCAPSL, from the coding sequence ATGGTTCAACGGTCGGCCGGCCAGGGCGCGCGGCGGGGCCAGGGCCGGCAGCAGCACGACCACCCGACGGCGGCGAGGTCAGGGGGCGGGGGAAGGCGGCATTACCAGCAGGAGCTGCTGCTGGGGCTGCACAGCAACAAGGGCAGGGGCGCGTGCCGGTTCAAGCGCAGCTGCTTCAGCGAGGAGGAGGACGCCGCGTCGTCCGCCATGCTGCTGCTCGCCTGCGTCGTCTGCGCCCCCTCACTTTGA